A stretch of Bordetella genomosp. 13 DNA encodes these proteins:
- a CDS encoding APC family permease — protein MTATATTTAAAGTPNRSQGLSVIDGVGVLVGVVLGIGIFGFPPLVAQNAGSVPVYIGMWLAGGLVMLVGALCYAELGSAYPDSGGEYHYLSRAWGPKVALLFGWARGTVIQTGSIAVIAFIYGEYAQRLLPLGEHGVALHAAMSVIVLTGLNIVGTLQSKRLQLVLSVLELASLAAIVVAGLMSLGADLPPPPPPMPIEGSLAGALGMGMVFVLLTYGGWNEAAYLCGELRDPARNVVRVMLIGTLIVVGAYLLVNLALLQIFGLGGLQRSQAVGSQVMEMVAGPYAGTLLALTVCWGSLTTINGTIFTGGRVYHALGRDLPGLRKLSGWTERGQSPANGLLVQGIITLALVAVGAFSENAVESLVAYTAPVFWLFMMLVALALIRLRRSEPDHPRPFKVPLYPLTPLLLALTCAGLIWSSTVYAGFGSLLGLGVLIIGVPAIYFLRRG, from the coding sequence ATGACGGCGACCGCGACGACGACTGCGGCAGCAGGCACGCCCAACCGCTCGCAGGGTCTGTCCGTCATCGACGGCGTGGGCGTGCTGGTCGGGGTGGTGCTGGGCATCGGCATCTTCGGTTTTCCCCCGCTGGTGGCCCAGAATGCCGGTTCGGTGCCCGTCTACATCGGCATGTGGCTGGCCGGCGGCCTGGTCATGCTGGTCGGCGCTCTCTGCTATGCGGAATTGGGCTCGGCCTATCCCGATTCGGGCGGCGAGTACCACTATCTCAGCCGTGCCTGGGGCCCGAAGGTGGCCCTGCTGTTCGGGTGGGCGCGCGGCACGGTGATCCAGACTGGTTCCATTGCCGTCATCGCTTTCATCTACGGCGAGTACGCCCAACGGCTGCTGCCACTGGGCGAGCATGGCGTCGCGCTGCACGCGGCCATGTCGGTCATCGTGCTGACCGGTCTCAACATCGTCGGCACCCTGCAGTCCAAGCGCCTGCAGTTGGTATTGAGCGTGCTCGAGCTGGCATCGTTGGCCGCCATTGTCGTGGCCGGCCTGATGTCGCTGGGCGCCGACCTGCCGCCCCCGCCGCCGCCCATGCCCATTGAGGGCAGCCTGGCAGGCGCGCTGGGCATGGGCATGGTCTTCGTGCTGCTGACCTACGGCGGTTGGAACGAGGCCGCCTACCTGTGCGGAGAACTGCGCGACCCCGCCCGCAACGTCGTGCGCGTCATGCTGATCGGCACGCTGATCGTGGTGGGCGCATATCTGCTGGTCAACCTGGCGCTGCTGCAGATCTTCGGACTGGGCGGCCTGCAGCGCAGCCAGGCGGTGGGCAGCCAGGTCATGGAGATGGTGGCCGGGCCGTATGCCGGAACGCTGCTGGCCCTGACCGTATGCTGGGGATCTCTTACCACCATCAACGGCACCATCTTCACCGGCGGCCGCGTGTACCACGCGCTGGGCCGCGATCTGCCCGGCCTGCGCAAGCTGTCGGGCTGGACCGAGCGCGGCCAGTCGCCGGCCAACGGCCTGCTGGTGCAGGGCATCATCACCCTGGCGCTGGTGGCCGTCGGCGCGTTCTCGGAAAACGCGGTCGAGTCGCTGGTGGCCTACACCGCGCCGGTGTTCTGGCTCTTCATGATGCTGGTGGCGCTGGCGCTGATCCGGCTGCGCCGCAGCGAGCCCGACCACCCGCGTCCCTTCAAGGTGCCGCTGTACCCGCTGACCCCGCTGCTGCTGGCGCTGACCTGCGCGGGCCTCATCTGGTCCAGCACCGTGTACGCCGGCTTCGGGTCCTTGCTGGGGCTGGGCGTGCTTATCATCGGCGTGCCCGCCATCTACTTCCTGCGTCGGGGCTAG
- the dapA gene encoding 4-hydroxy-tetrahydrodipicolinate synthase: MSAQSQVVSFQGVWIPLVTPFRDGALDLGAVRRLVRHYAAQGVSGFVVCGSTGEASALEEDEQLLALDAALEAAGAVPVIMGLSGASQPRLLRRLAELRSRPLAGVLSAAPAYVRPGQAGAAAHFRALADAAHVPLVLYDIPYRTGTQLDTATLLELAAHPNIVAIKDCGGSLDKTQALIAHGGLQVLAGEDLQGFGTVALGGTGIIAASAHVRADLFVAMFQALQAQQLQVARRLCHALAPVIRLLYAEPNPAPLKALLARQGWLRDEVRPPMMRAATGLALQLEAAAAELDRLYPPADSSA, encoded by the coding sequence ATGTCTGCACAATCGCAAGTCGTTTCTTTCCAGGGTGTCTGGATCCCGCTGGTGACGCCGTTTCGCGACGGCGCGCTCGACCTGGGCGCGGTGCGCCGGCTGGTGCGGCACTATGCCGCGCAGGGCGTGTCGGGCTTCGTCGTGTGCGGCAGCACCGGCGAGGCCTCGGCGCTGGAAGAGGACGAGCAGCTGCTCGCCCTCGATGCCGCGCTGGAGGCCGCCGGCGCCGTGCCGGTGATCATGGGGTTGTCCGGCGCGAGCCAGCCGCGGCTGCTGCGCCGCTTGGCGGAGCTGCGCAGCCGGCCGCTGGCCGGCGTGCTGTCCGCGGCGCCGGCCTATGTGCGGCCGGGACAGGCCGGCGCCGCCGCGCATTTCCGCGCGCTGGCCGACGCGGCGCACGTGCCGCTGGTGCTGTACGACATTCCTTACCGAACGGGAACGCAGCTGGATACTGCGACGCTGCTGGAGCTGGCGGCGCATCCGAACATCGTCGCCATCAAGGATTGCGGCGGTTCGCTGGACAAGACCCAGGCCTTGATCGCGCATGGCGGCCTGCAGGTGCTGGCCGGGGAGGACCTGCAGGGCTTCGGCACCGTGGCGCTGGGCGGAACAGGCATCATCGCCGCATCGGCCCATGTGCGGGCGGACCTGTTCGTGGCGATGTTCCAGGCCTTGCAGGCGCAGCAGCTGCAAGTCGCGCGGCGGCTGTGCCACGCGCTGGCCCCCGTGATCCGGCTGCTGTATGCCGAACCCAATCCTGCGCCGTTGAAGGCCTTGTTGGCGAGGCAGGGGTGGCTGCGCGACGAAGTGCGCCCGCCCATGATGCGCGCCGCCACGGGCCTGGCGCTACAGCTGGAGGCCGCGGCGGCGGAGCTGGATCGCCTGTATCCGCCGGCGGATTCGAGCGCCTGA
- a CDS encoding GAF domain-containing protein, whose product MFAATAIAADSKPQLYAELAAQMRALLEGEHDRIANAANFSALVWQAVPHINWAGFYFFDGAELVLGPFQGKPACVRIALQRGVCGAAASQRQTQVVPDVHAFPGHIACDAASRSEIVVPLVLNDELIGVWDVDSPEPGRFDDADRQGMEMLCRIFLDSLGTAAAGLKAKKQQLI is encoded by the coding sequence ATGTTCGCCGCCACCGCCATCGCCGCCGATTCCAAGCCGCAGCTCTATGCCGAGCTGGCGGCGCAGATGCGCGCGCTGCTCGAGGGCGAACACGACCGCATCGCCAATGCGGCCAACTTCAGCGCGCTGGTGTGGCAGGCGGTGCCCCACATCAACTGGGCGGGCTTCTATTTCTTCGACGGTGCCGAACTCGTCTTGGGGCCGTTCCAGGGCAAGCCCGCGTGCGTGCGCATCGCGCTGCAGCGCGGCGTATGCGGCGCCGCCGCCAGCCAGCGCCAGACGCAGGTGGTGCCCGACGTGCACGCCTTCCCCGGCCACATCGCCTGCGACGCGGCGTCGCGGTCGGAAATCGTGGTGCCGCTGGTGCTGAACGATGAATTGATCGGCGTCTGGGATGTCGACAGCCCCGAACCGGGCCGTTTCGACGACGCCGACCGCCAGGGCATGGAAATGCTGTGCCGCATCTTCCTTGATAGCCTGGGCACGGCAGCCGCCGGCCTGAAAGCCAAAAAACAGCAGCTCATCTGA
- a CDS encoding aminotransferase-like domain-containing protein, translating to MDKPFEPACVFSERAQQLTSSAIREILKVTERPEVISFAGGLPSPAGFPVEVVREAFDRVLSSNGRAALQYGPTEGYAPLREWVAQDLNRAGASVTADQILIVSGSQQGLDLLGKVLVDRDSKVLVEDPSYLGALQSFSLYQPRFAPVPTDDGGLIPEALTPELAEGGRFLYALPNFQNPTGRTLNRERREALVLRAAQLGLPIVEDDPYGELRYAGEPLPSLLSLGRECGANVIRLGSFSKVLAPGLRLGYIAADRGIIHKLVQAKQATDLHTPTLTQMAVYEMVKDGFLARHLPTVREIYRRQGRAMLEAVEREFPASASWTRPEGGMFLWVTLPSHIDSQQLLMQAIEQNVAFVPGGPFYAGTPSRNTLRLSFATVPEDRIQAGIAVLGKLIRQQA from the coding sequence ATGGACAAGCCCTTCGAACCCGCGTGCGTGTTCTCCGAACGCGCCCAGCAGCTCACCAGTTCCGCCATCCGAGAAATCCTCAAGGTCACCGAACGGCCCGAGGTCATTTCGTTCGCGGGGGGCCTGCCCTCGCCGGCCGGCTTTCCGGTAGAGGTGGTGCGCGAGGCGTTCGACCGGGTATTGTCCAGCAACGGCCGCGCGGCCCTGCAGTACGGTCCCACCGAGGGCTACGCGCCGCTGCGCGAATGGGTCGCGCAAGACCTCAACCGTGCCGGCGCCAGTGTCACGGCCGACCAGATCCTCATCGTGTCGGGCTCGCAGCAGGGTCTCGACCTGCTGGGCAAGGTGCTGGTCGACCGCGACAGCAAGGTGCTGGTCGAAGACCCCAGCTACCTGGGCGCGCTGCAGTCGTTCAGCCTGTACCAGCCGCGCTTCGCGCCCGTGCCCACCGATGACGGCGGCCTCATCCCCGAGGCCCTCACCCCCGAACTGGCCGAGGGCGGCCGCTTCCTGTATGCCTTGCCCAATTTCCAGAACCCCACGGGGCGCACGCTGAACCGCGAACGCCGCGAAGCCCTGGTGCTGCGGGCCGCGCAACTGGGCCTGCCCATCGTCGAGGACGATCCCTACGGCGAGTTGCGCTACGCGGGCGAGCCCCTGCCCAGCCTGCTGTCGCTGGGTCGAGAGTGCGGCGCCAACGTCATCCGCCTGGGCAGTTTCTCGAAGGTGCTGGCCCCCGGCCTGCGCCTGGGCTACATCGCGGCGGACCGCGGCATCATCCACAAGCTGGTGCAGGCCAAACAGGCCACCGACCTGCACACGCCCACGCTGACGCAGATGGCCGTATACGAGATGGTCAAGGACGGTTTCCTCGCCCGCCACCTGCCCACCGTGCGCGAGATCTACCGCCGGCAGGGCCGCGCCATGCTCGAGGCCGTCGAGCGCGAATTCCCCGCGTCGGCAAGCTGGACGCGTCCCGAGGGCGGCATGTTCCTGTGGGTGACGCTGCCGTCGCACATCGACAGCCAGCAGCTGCTGATGCAGGCCATCGAGCAGAACGTGGCCTTCGTGCCCGGCGGGCCCTTCTATGCCGGAACGCCCAGCCGCAATACACTGCGGCTTAGCTTCGCCACGGTGCCCGAGGACAGGATCCAGGCCGGCATCGCCGTACTGGGCAAGCTGATCCGCCAGCAGGCCTGA
- the ubiA gene encoding 4-hydroxybenzoate octaprenyltransferase — MSFFRYRSSVQSTTPDLNDIVFTDWVERWLPKSWRPYARLCRLDRPIGTWLTLLPCIAALIQAADGFPDLGRLIVFSLGALLMRGIGCTVNDMWDRDIDKHVERTRFRPLTSGQITMRQAVVFLVAQLAVCASLLFFINGMSRWLALAVLPFVFIYPFCKRVTYWPQAVLGICFNWGMLMAWSDTRGVVPLAAVAMWVGAVLWQIGYDSIYAYVDVRDDRSLGLRSTAMRFADRGKLWIGGFYVATIALWTWGGYDMGLGWGYYVGMLALAAHLGWQLAVFNLQRPDRNFMLFRANLWIGVMLVAAALAGTVL; from the coding sequence GTGTCCTTTTTCAGATACCGCTCGAGCGTGCAGTCCACCACCCCCGATCTCAACGACATCGTCTTCACCGACTGGGTAGAACGCTGGCTGCCCAAATCATGGCGCCCGTATGCGCGCCTGTGCCGCCTGGACCGGCCCATCGGCACCTGGCTGACGCTGCTGCCCTGCATCGCGGCGCTGATCCAGGCCGCCGATGGTTTCCCCGACCTGGGCCGGCTCATCGTCTTCTCGCTGGGCGCGCTGCTGATGCGCGGCATCGGCTGCACGGTCAACGACATGTGGGACCGCGACATCGACAAGCATGTCGAACGCACGCGCTTTCGCCCGCTGACCAGCGGACAGATCACCATGCGCCAGGCCGTCGTCTTCCTGGTCGCGCAGCTGGCCGTATGTGCCTCGCTGCTGTTCTTCATCAACGGCATGAGCCGCTGGCTGGCACTGGCCGTGCTGCCCTTCGTGTTCATCTACCCCTTCTGCAAGCGCGTCACCTACTGGCCGCAGGCCGTACTGGGCATCTGCTTCAACTGGGGCATGCTGATGGCCTGGTCCGACACCCGCGGCGTCGTGCCGCTGGCCGCCGTGGCCATGTGGGTCGGCGCGGTGCTGTGGCAGATCGGCTACGACAGCATCTACGCCTACGTCGACGTGCGCGACGACCGCAGCCTGGGCCTGCGCTCCACCGCCATGCGCTTCGCCGACCGCGGCAAGCTGTGGATCGGCGGCTTCTACGTGGCCACGATCGCGCTGTGGACCTGGGGCGGCTACGACATGGGATTGGGCTGGGGCTACTACGTCGGCATGCTGGCGCTGGCCGCGCACCTGGGCTGGCAGCTGGCCGTGTTCAACCTGCAGCGGCCCGACCGCAATTTCATGCTGTTCCGCGCCAACCTGTGGATCGGCGTGATGCTGGTGGCGGCGGCGCTGGCGGGCACGGTGCTGTAG
- the glcC gene encoding transcriptional regulator GlcC codes for MDMQATARPPQVAEVVAERIERLILDGVLKAGQALPSERRLTEKLSVSRTALREGLRLLRARGIIHTAQGKGSYVAQISQVDAGPLVHLFNSQPRTLYDLLEVRSLLEGESARLAAIRGTDADFIMIRRRYEEMVAAHGKDTDIARHAHLDHAFHLAICEASHNAVLVHTLQSLTDLLLGSVFACVNNLYHRPPHKQQIDRQHTRLYNAVVGRLPDQAHKAATDHVDSVRQSLAEIEQEEQRLVRATLRLEGWA; via the coding sequence ATGGACATGCAAGCGACTGCGCGGCCGCCACAGGTGGCCGAGGTCGTGGCCGAACGCATCGAACGCCTGATCCTGGATGGCGTGCTCAAGGCCGGCCAGGCGCTGCCCTCGGAGCGGCGCTTGACCGAGAAGCTGTCGGTGTCGCGCACCGCGCTGCGCGAAGGGCTGCGCCTGTTGCGCGCGCGAGGCATCATCCACACCGCGCAGGGCAAGGGCTCGTACGTCGCGCAGATTTCGCAGGTGGACGCCGGGCCGCTGGTGCACCTGTTCAATTCGCAGCCGCGCACGCTGTACGACCTGCTCGAGGTGCGATCCCTGCTCGAGGGCGAGTCGGCGCGGCTGGCCGCCATACGCGGCACCGACGCCGACTTCATCATGATCCGGCGTCGCTACGAAGAGATGGTGGCCGCGCATGGGAAGGACACGGACATCGCCAGACATGCCCATCTGGACCATGCCTTCCACCTCGCCATCTGCGAGGCCTCGCACAACGCGGTGCTGGTGCATACGCTGCAGTCGCTGACGGACCTGCTGCTGGGCTCGGTATTCGCCTGCGTGAACAACCTGTACCATCGCCCGCCGCACAAGCAGCAGATCGATCGCCAGCACACGCGGCTGTACAACGCCGTGGTCGGCCGCCTGCCCGACCAGGCGCACAAGGCCGCCACCGATCACGTGGACAGCGTGCGCCAGAGCCTGGCCGAGATCGAGCAGGAAGAGCAGCGCCTGGTGCGCGCGACGCTGCGGCTGGAGGGGTGGGCGTAG